A window of the Lolium perenne isolate Kyuss_39 chromosome 7, Kyuss_2.0, whole genome shotgun sequence genome harbors these coding sequences:
- the LOC127313039 gene encoding F-box protein At4g22280 has protein sequence MLFGLFPPNYNSTLIRSTGVPIMESRASRPSKVGQDRDRISALPDDLLLGILERLSLHEAVRAGAVSTRWRHLPHQLSRVDLDVDDFQGRSPDAFAGAVCRLLDCKCDCNSRRSVKTLGLRFHLSAPNLSSIGRAVEDTVTRGHTECLEFEVIPPTSDSDLTAVGRTELGQQFMSFSHACPIAFRWLTDLSLTSLDLGDADLPSLMGACDKLQHLSLTSCRFGWHSALQIDVPNSAIQSLDFVRCSCMRIELVSVPKLTHLMCESWNSENTPLRLGYVPQLRSVILCSHAGVWQAPFALSDCLTTDVTSLSQLHLNFSCQMIWIKPEHSKLLTPIFRNLKDLWLWHIFPECDLNWTLFILEAAPALQLLILRRARHSCVKTSEFSAEKANVVWEPSKDLKRT, from the exons ATGTTATTCGGCCTATTCCCACCAAACTACAATAGCACCCTGATCAGATCAACCGGGGTTCCAATCATGGAGTCACGGGCCTCACGGCCGTCCAAAGTCGGCCAAGATAGAGATCGAATCAGCGCATTACCGGACGATCTCCTCCTCGGAATCCTTGAACGCCTCAGCCTGCATGAGGCGGTCCGCGCCGGCGCGGTCTCCACGCGGTGGCGGCACCTCCCGCACCAGCTCTCGCGCGTGGACCTCGACGTCGATGACTTCCAGGGCAGATCGCCGGACGCGTTCGCGGGTGCGGTGTGCAGGTTGCTGGATTGCAAGTGCGACTGCAACAGCAGGCGTTCCGTCAAGACCCTCGGCCTCCGCTTCCACCTGTCGGCCCCTAACCTGAGCTCCATCGGCCGCGCCGTCGAGGACACCGTGACCCGTGGCCACACCGAATGCCTCGAGTTCGAGGTAATTCCGCCTACATCCGACTCTGACCTGACAGCCGTCGGGCGCACCGAGCTTGGTCAGCAATTCATGTCCTTCTCTCATGCCTGCCCCATCGCCTTCCGGTGGCTCACGGACCTATCGCTCACGAGCCTCGACCTCGGGGACGCCGACCTGCCGAGCCTCATGGGCGCTTGCGATAAGCTCCAGCACCTCTCCTTAACATCCTGCAGATTCGGTTGGCACTCTGCGCTCCAGATCGACGTGCCCAACTCTGCAATTCAGAGCCTCGACTTCGTCCGCTGTAGTTGCATGCGGATCGAGCTTGTTTCTGTGCCAAAGCTGACGCATCTCATGTGCGAGTCTTGGAACTCCGAGAACACCCCGCTGCGCCTCGGCTATGTACCTCAACTTCGCTCGGTGATCCTCTGTTCTCATGCAGGGGTGTGGCAGGCGCCCTTCGCGCTCAGCGACTGCCTCACAACGGATGTCACCAGCCTGTCGCAGCTGCATCTTAATTTTAGCTGCCAAATG ATTTGGATTAAGCCTGAACATTCGAAACTCCTCACTCCTATATTCCGCAATCTCAAGGATTTGTGGCTTTGGCATATCTTTCCTGAGTGTGATCTCAACTGGACCCTGTTTATCCTTGAAGCTGCGCCTGCCCTGCAATTGCTTATA TTAAGACGGGCTCGTCATTCCTGCGTCAAAACGTCCGAGTTCAGTGCCGAGAAGGCCAACGTGGTGTGGGAACCATCCAAGGATCTGAAGCGAACTTAA
- the LOC127313040 gene encoding probable calcium-binding protein CML21 yields MGGVFGRLDSTKRGSHGLKLESKMVESMRQRAAHGTSVKSFNTIIMKFPRIDEGLRNCKAIFEQFDEDSNGEIDKEELKNCFQKLEISFAEEEISDLFEACDINEDMGMKFNEFIVFLCLVYLLNEPAASEAKTKMGLGDLESTFETLVDAFVFLDKNKDGYVSKDEMIQAINESIPGERSSGRIAIKRFEEMDWDKNGMVTFKEFLFAFTRWVGIGENEDEDE; encoded by the exons ATGGGGGGCGTGTTTGGACGCCTCGACTCGACCAAGCGGGGCTCGCATGGCCTGAAGCTGGAGAGCAAGATGGTGGAGTCCATGCGGCAGAGGGCCGCGCACGGGACTTCGGTCAAGTCGTTCAACACCATCATCATGAAGTTCCCGAGAATCGACGAGGGCTTGAGGAACTGCAAGGCTATCTTTGAGCAGTTCG ACGAAGATTCCAATGGTGAAATTGATAAAGAGGAACTGAAGAATTGCTTTCAGAAGCTGGAAATCTCATTCGCGGAGGAGGAGATAAGCGATCTCTTTGAAGCTTGTGATATAAATGAAGATATGGGCATGAAGTTCAATGAGTTCATTGTCTTTCTATGCCTTGTTTATCTTCTCAATGAACCCGCCGCGTCAGAAGCA AAAACAAAGATGGGGTTAGGGGATCTCGAGTCGACTTTCGAGACCTTGGTTGATGCATTTGTCTTCTTGGATAAGAATAAAGATGGGTACGTCAGTAAGGATGAGATGATTCAAGCAATAAATGAGAGCATACCAGGAGAACGCTCTTCTGGCCGTATAGCCATAAAAAGATTTG AGGAGATGGATTGGGACAAGAATGGGATGGTTACCTTCAAGGAATTTCTGTTTGCATTCACTCGCTGGGTAGGAATTGGTGAAaatgaggatgaggatgaatgA